One Methylocystis iwaonis genomic window, CCCCTCACCACAAAGCTGTGGCCCCTCGGGGCCGAATCGGCGCGCCGGAGAGGTGGCTGAGTGGTTGAAAGCACCGCACTCGAAATGCGGCATACGGGCAACTGTATCGGGGGTTCGAATCCCTCCCTCTCCGCCACAAATTCAATCACTCGGCGTCGTCTGCGCTCCCCGCTGCGGGGACTGCTTGCGCCTCAACGCCGGCGCATCGCCTGAATCACCCCGGAGAAGTCGTCTTCCCCGCCCCCTTCGCTCTCGAACTCAGAATAGAGCCGAGCCGCGGCTGAAGCCATGGGCGTCTCGAGCCCGGAGCCCGCAGCCGCCATTTCGGCGAGCCTCAAATCCTTGAGCATGAGCTTCGTCTGGAAGCCGGCCTTGTAGCCCCGGTTGGCGGGCGAATCCGGCGTCAATCCCGCCACGGGGCAATAGCTCGTCAGCGACCAGGATTGCCCCGACGAGACCGACGCCACGTCGAAGAGCGCCTGGCTGGAAAGGCCGAGCTGCTCGGCGAGGGTAAAAGCCTCGGCCGTGGCGGCCATGGCGACGCCGAGCATCAGATTGTTGCAAATCTTCGCTGCTTGCCCGAGCCCCGGGCCGCCGCAATGCACGATGCGCGCGCCCATGCTTTGCAGGATTGGCTCGGCCTTCTCGAAAGCGTCACGCTCAGCCCCGCACATAAAAGTGAGCTTGCCCGCCTGTGCGCCGGCGACTCCGCCCGAAACTGGCGCGTCCACCGATAGCGCGCCCCGCGCGCGCGCCAGGCCATGGGCGCGTCGGGCGCTCGCCAGATCGATGGTGGAGCAATCGATGAAGAGCGCATCGGCTGCAAGTCCGAGCATTCCCTCCCAGACAGATAGAACCTGGTCGCCGTTTTGCAGCATCGTCACAACTGCGTCGGCGTCCTCGGCCGCCTGCTCCATCGAGTCGCTGAGCCGGAGGCCCTGGCTCGCCGCCTTGTCGCGGGCGGAGGCCGAGCAATCGAAGCCCGCGATTTCATAGCCCGACGCCGAGAGATTGGCGGCCATCGGAAGCCCCATGGCGCCCAATCCGATGAAGGCGATTCGAGACAATTGGCTCTCCTTGCTCAGGACATCGTCGGAAAGGCGAAATTCGCCCCTTCCCTGTCGCCGCCAGCCCAGCGCGAGGTGACGGTTTTCGTTCTCGTAAAGAAGCGAAACGCATCCGGGCCATGCTGGTTGAGATCGCCGAAGAATGAGCGTTTCCAGCCGCCGAATGTGTAATAGGCAAGCGGCGTCGGCGTCGCGACATTGACGCCGATCATCCCTGCTTTGGCGCGCGAGGCGAAATCCCGCGCAACATCGCCCGACCTAGTGAATATGGCGGCGCCATTGCCATATTCGTGCTGATCGACAAGGGCGAGCGCCTGCTCGTAACTCTCCGCGCGCACGACCGAGACCACAGGGCCGAAAATCTCTTCTCGATAGATTCGCATGCTTGGCTCGACCTCGTCGAAAAGACAGCCGCCGATGAAGAAGCCGCTTTCATAACCCTGCATCTTGAAACCGCGCCCATCGACGAGGAGCTTGGCGCCTTCGGAAACACCGAGCGAAATGTAGTTTTGCACTCTGTCGAGATGGGCCTTCGAGATCAGCGGCCCAAAGTCCGCCGTTTCATCCGTCGACAGACCGACCTTCAAGGACTCGACTCGCGGCGTCAGCCGACGCAGCAGCTCCTTCGCCGTCGATTGTCCAACCGGCACGGCGACGGAAACCGCCATGCAGCGCTCGCCAGCCGAGCCGTAACCCGCGCCAACCAGCGCATCGACGGCTTGATCCATGTCGGCGTCCGGCATGACGACCATGTGGTTTTTTCCAGCGCCGAAACATTGCGCCCTTTTGCCGTTCCCCGTCGCGCGCGCATAGACATATTCTGCGATCGGCGTGGAACCGACAAAGGCGATCGCTTCGACGTCGGCATGATCGAGGAGCGCGTCGACCGCCTCTTTGTCGCCGTTGATCACGTTGAGGACGCCCGGCGGCAGGCCGGCTTCCAGCATCAGCTCCGCGAGACGCAACGGCACGCTGGGATTGCGCTCCGACGGTTTGAGAATGAAGGCGTCGCCGCAGGCAATCGCTGGCGCGAACATCCACATCGGGATCATCGCCGGGAAGTTGAACGGCGTGATCCCGGCCGCGACGCCAATGGGCTGGCGCATGGAGGCGATGTCGATGCCGGCGCCGGCTGAATTCGTGTAATCGCCTTTGAGGAGGTGCGGCGCGCCCACGCAAAATTCGACGACCTCCAGGCCGCGTTGAATATCGCCGCGCGCATCGGCAATCGTCTTGCCATGCTCGCAAGCAAGGAGCTTGGCGAGGGCGTCCTGCTCTCGCGCCATGATCTCCAGAAAGCGGATCATGACGCGCGCGCGCCGCTGTGGATTGACCGCCGCCCACTCGGCTTGCGTGGCCCGCGCATTGGCGACGGCGGCGTGAACCTCTTCGGATGAAGCCAGCGGCGCCCGTGCCCTGACCGCGCCAGTCATCGGCTCGTAAACGTCGACGAAGCGGCCAGAGCGTCCGGGGACGCGACGCCCTCCGATAAAATGCGTCAGCTCCTGCATCTTCATCTTCCTCGATGATGTCGCCGCTATCTCGCCTCCACATGCTGCTCGATCGC contains:
- the mmsB gene encoding 3-hydroxyisobutyrate dehydrogenase, producing MGWRRQGRGEFRLSDDVLSKESQLSRIAFIGLGAMGLPMAANLSASGYEIAGFDCSASARDKAASQGLRLSDSMEQAAEDADAVVTMLQNGDQVLSVWEGMLGLAADALFIDCSTIDLASARRAHGLARARGALSVDAPVSGGVAGAQAGKLTFMCGAERDAFEKAEPILQSMGARIVHCGGPGLGQAAKICNNLMLGVAMAATAEAFTLAEQLGLSSQALFDVASVSSGQSWSLTSYCPVAGLTPDSPANRGYKAGFQTKLMLKDLRLAEMAAAGSGLETPMASAAARLYSEFESEGGGEDDFSGVIQAMRRR
- a CDS encoding CoA-acylating methylmalonate-semialdehyde dehydrogenase, which produces MQELTHFIGGRRVPGRSGRFVDVYEPMTGAVRARAPLASSEEVHAAVANARATQAEWAAVNPQRRARVMIRFLEIMAREQDALAKLLACEHGKTIADARGDIQRGLEVVEFCVGAPHLLKGDYTNSAGAGIDIASMRQPIGVAAGITPFNFPAMIPMWMFAPAIACGDAFILKPSERNPSVPLRLAELMLEAGLPPGVLNVINGDKEAVDALLDHADVEAIAFVGSTPIAEYVYARATGNGKRAQCFGAGKNHMVVMPDADMDQAVDALVGAGYGSAGERCMAVSVAVPVGQSTAKELLRRLTPRVESLKVGLSTDETADFGPLISKAHLDRVQNYISLGVSEGAKLLVDGRGFKMQGYESGFFIGGCLFDEVEPSMRIYREEIFGPVVSVVRAESYEQALALVDQHEYGNGAAIFTRSGDVARDFASRAKAGMIGVNVATPTPLAYYTFGGWKRSFFGDLNQHGPDAFRFFTRTKTVTSRWAGGDREGANFAFPTMS